The Kaistella daneshvariae genomic sequence CACATGGATCAGCCGCCGGAAATTATTCCGGACACCATCAGCTTTTTAGCGATAATGACCATTAGTATTTTGCCTTTTATGGTGTTTCAGACCTTGCGCGAAGTTTCGGAAGGTTTGTCTTTTACGATTGGCGTAACTAAAGCAACCATTTTCGCTAACGTCATCAATATCGCGCTGAACTACGTCTTTATCAAAGGCATGTTTGGATTACCTGCGATGGGCGTAAAAGGTTCCGCACTGGCGAGCTTAATTGCACGAGTTTTCATGACGGTTTTCCTGTATTACGTTTTGCTGAAAGAAAAAGGTACGCGCCGCTACATCAAAGATTTTTACCTGCGAATTGAAGGTTTTTCGAAAGAAATGTTTCGAAAAATGCTGAAAATCGGTTTTCCGACCGCATTGCAAATGTTTTTTGAAGTTACTGCTTTCGCTGGCGCGGCGTTTATTTGCGGATTAATTTCTGCGAAAGATATCGCTTCGCACCAGATTGCGCTTTCCATGGCGTCTTTCACCTTTAATCTGTGCCTCGGGTTTAGCGTGGCTTCCACGGTAATGATCGGCCGCAAAACCGGTGAACGCGATTTTGTAGGCTTGAAAAGTGTTGGCATCAACAATTTGAAAATCGGTTTTCTATTCATGTTCTTATGCGGGCTATTTTTCATTTTCGGCAGGAATATTTTACCGACATTTTTCACCAAAGCTGATGATGTTGAAGTGATTCTTCTAGCTTCAAAACTGCTGATTATTGCGGCGCTTTTTCAACTTTCCGATGGTGTTCAGGTTGTGGCACTGGGTTGCTTGCGCGGAATTCAGGATGTGAAAATCCCATCGATTATTACTTTTGTCGCCTACTGGATCATTACCATTCCGCTCGGTTATTATCTGTGTGTAACTTTAAAAATGGGTGCCTGGGGAATGTGGATCGCGCTCGGACTGGGATTGACGATTTCTGCGGTTTTGCTGGTCCGACGATTCTTAAAACTTTTGCAACGGAAGATTAATGCGAATTTGGAGGTTAGAGGTTAGAAAGATGAAGGATGAAGGATGAAGGATGAAGTTAGATGTGAGATTTTAGATTTCATTATTTTAGCAGAAAAGATATGGTGCTGAAAACTACAATACTTCAGCATCATATAGAAAAAATTCCCTGTTAAAACGGGGAATTTTTCAGTTTTTAAAAAGTTACATTTTGGTTTGGAGTAGTAAAAAAAATTGCCGGTTCAAGCGGCAAGATTTTTCATTTTAGAAAAGCCTCTAATTTTGTTCTGAATTTCATTAAAACGAAAAAATTAGGCGCTAAAACGGCCAAAAATTTCATTTTAAAAATAAAAAAAGACGCTTCAGATTTTCCGAAGCGTCTTTCTATTGTTAAGAGAATTTTTTAGAATTCGATTTCATTTTCTGGGTGAATATGTTGGTAATCTTCAACCATCAAACTTGCATAATCGTCTTTTTCTTTTTTCGAAAAACGGTCCTCTAGTTTCACCACAATGTAGTAAACCACCGGAACGATAATTAACGTTAAAAAAAGCGAAGATAAAAGTCCCCCGATAATTACAATCGCCAAACCATTGTTCATTCCGGCAGCCGCACCAGACGCCATTGCGATTGGAAGCATACCGAAAACCATCGCGATAGTCGTCATCAAAATGGGACGAAGTCGCGCATGATTGGCCTGGATTAAAGCATTATTAATGGTTTCGCCTTTCGCCATTCTGTGGTTCGTAAAATCGACCAAAAGAATTGCGTTTTTCGCCACCAAACCGATCAGCATAATTACCCCCAAAATGGTGAAAATATTCAAACTCTGATTGGTTAAAGCCAACGCCCACAGCGCACCAATAAACGATAACGGAATTGAAAAGAGTACGATAAACGGTTTCACGAAATCGTTATAAAGCACCACCATAATCATGTACACCAACATAATCGCGGCGAGTAAAGCGTAGCCCAAAGTTCCGAAACCTTCACTTTGGTTTTCCATGTTTCCGCCCCAAATCCAGTTGACGCCGGCTGGTTTTTTAACATTTGCCATTTTTGCTTCCCATTCTGCGGCAAGCGTTCCGGTAGTTTTGCCGACAACCTGAGAGTTGATGGTTACGGACGGCGATCTGTCATATCTTTCAAGCAAGGCAGGACCGGAGGAATTGGTGATGTCAGCGAATTGGGAAAGCTGAATTCTTTCGCCCGCATTGTTGATGAAATTGATGTTTTTTACATCATCAA encodes the following:
- a CDS encoding MATE family efflux transporter, with the translated sequence MAFLNSQHTKSLLTLALPVMLTQVGQVSVNLFDNIIVGKLLGAQALASVSLGNAVFFSIFVFALGFSLAIPPLVSEAHSVNDHETINSVFRHGFVINLGIGLLLSIVLLLALPLLYHMDQPPEIIPDTISFLAIMTISILPFMVFQTLREVSEGLSFTIGVTKATIFANVINIALNYVFIKGMFGLPAMGVKGSALASLIARVFMTVFLYYVLLKEKGTRRYIKDFYLRIEGFSKEMFRKMLKIGFPTALQMFFEVTAFAGAAFICGLISAKDIASHQIALSMASFTFNLCLGFSVASTVMIGRKTGERDFVGLKSVGINNLKIGFLFMFLCGLFFIFGRNILPTFFTKADDVEVILLASKLLIIAALFQLSDGVQVVALGCLRGIQDVKIPSIITFVAYWIITIPLGYYLCVTLKMGAWGMWIALGLGLTISAVLLVRRFLKLLQRKINANLEVRG